The Mya arenaria isolate MELC-2E11 chromosome 16, ASM2691426v1 genome includes a window with the following:
- the LOC128222296 gene encoding CD109 antigen-like: MTDVDKLNVQTSIKRQERNGRFHVLYFDSLAVNSHVCVDVKMDRSDPVVKSQACHVMVYDYYEPSYQAVTTYESGILKSTTICQVCPLCEWCNELSFPQIGVGR, translated from the exons ATGACGGATGTCGACAAACTCAACGTACAAACCAGTATCAAACGACAGGAAAGGAACGGCCGGTTTCATGTTCTTTACTTTGATAGT cTAGCGGTAAATTCGCATGTGTGTGTGGATGTCAAAATGGATCGTTCGGACCCTGTTGTGAAAAGCCAAGCATGTCATGTGATGGTATATGACTACTATGAGCCAT CTTACCAAGCTGTTACAACCTACGAGTCAGGGATTCTAAAAAGCACCACTATTTGCCAAGTATGTCCCTTGTGTGAATGGTGCAATGAGCTTTCCTTCCCGCAG ATTGGCGTTGGTCGGTAG